Proteins encoded by one window of bacterium:
- a CDS encoding tetratricopeptide repeat protein, giving the protein MNAQSTTGSRIQSSGANSEIQNLSQESFKQINDSLVVIRERLIHLTNALKENSINDQITKEVLSAKQDTILDFAGKIIDLSALFFGIFVAILAIAGWIATKRFSQIDQIRKDLEKILNEGKAKIESELKELNSLKESFIDERENMLQILIPLVEGEWHYTKGQYREAIADYQKAYNIKPDHPRIYRRLNKLLTDYGRFDEAISNLEILHSKKPDDDNIVYRLGQAYRRNNQFELAEKYLNKAIAMRADYVWPRIELGLIALFNGDYETAENFFKIAYRNHIRIRGEQSHKILIYLATSQLCLKKHEECLNNFKNAFELVSSKLNERERAVFFADRALILLALGNDRYQEALDSVKQAVALGLQFGDAESIQKLAELVLGQNQKQDSSEIRFLIVEEFQKIRFD; this is encoded by the coding sequence TTGAACGCACAATCGACAACTGGCAGCCGAATCCAGAGTTCTGGTGCGAATAGCGAAATTCAAAATCTCTCTCAGGAATCCTTCAAACAAATAAACGATTCTCTGGTTGTAATTCGTGAGAGGCTGATTCATCTTACAAATGCTTTGAAAGAGAATTCAATCAATGATCAAATCACTAAAGAAGTACTAAGTGCCAAGCAAGATACCATACTTGATTTTGCGGGGAAAATAATTGACCTATCAGCACTATTTTTTGGAATTTTTGTAGCAATTCTTGCAATCGCGGGATGGATTGCTACTAAGCGATTTTCCCAGATTGACCAAATTCGCAAAGATCTTGAGAAAATACTGAACGAGGGCAAGGCCAAAATCGAAAGCGAGTTAAAAGAACTCAATTCTTTGAAGGAAAGCTTCATTGATGAACGAGAGAATATGCTTCAAATCTTAATACCATTGGTAGAAGGTGAATGGCACTATACAAAAGGTCAATATCGTGAAGCAATCGCTGACTATCAGAAGGCGTACAATATTAAACCTGACCATCCTAGAATCTATAGAAGACTCAACAAACTTCTCACTGACTACGGTAGGTTCGACGAAGCAATATCCAACCTAGAAATTTTGCATAGCAAAAAGCCTGATGATGATAACATCGTTTACAGGTTAGGACAAGCTTACAGGAGAAATAACCAATTCGAGCTTGCTGAAAAGTACTTAAACAAAGCGATTGCTATGAGGGCAGATTATGTATGGCCAAGAATAGAGCTTGGCCTCATTGCTTTGTTCAATGGAGACTATGAAACTGCAGAAAACTTTTTCAAGATTGCATATAGAAATCACATAAGAATCAGAGGAGAGCAAAGTCACAAAATACTAATTTATCTTGCGACTTCACAGCTTTGTCTAAAGAAACATGAGGAGTGCCTTAACAACTTTAAAAACGCATTTGAGCTAGTAAGCAGTAAATTGAATGAAAGGGAACGCGCAGTTTTCTTTGCTGATCGAGCCTTAATTCTGCTTGCGCTCGGTAACGATAGATATCAAGAGGCTCTTGACTCCGTGAAGCAAGCAGTTGCTCTTGGTTTACAGTTTGGCGACGCGGAGTCTATACAAAAGCTCGCAGAACTTGTCTTGGGTCAGAATCAGAAACAAGATTCATCTGAAATTAGATTTTTGATAGTCGAGGAATTCCAAAAAATCAGATTCGATTAA
- a CDS encoding DPP IV N-terminal domain-containing protein — MGSPNTVLQKDNLAVPLIAFASDRNGWIEMFLMAPNGAFPTQITFTPEPDYNARPSWSSDGRKITYTACHAADQSCEIYVMNANGSKQTKLTDDATADHQSVWSPDDKKIAFTSFRDSNSEVYVMNADGSAPVNLSNHPSLDQYPSWSPNGKKIAFDSDRDGDSEIYMMNPDGSHVIKITDNVANDHNPVWSPDGKRIAFVSDRDGNFEIYVMKSNGSQQTRLTSTPATEFHSTWSPNGKKIAFQTDRDGNYEIYVMNADGSGQTNLTNSPASGDYDPDWAKVVIK, encoded by the coding sequence TTGGGGTCACCGAACACAGTCCTGCAAAAGGATAATCTCGCTGTTCCCCTCATCGCTTTTGCGAGCGATCGCAACGGTTGGATCGAAATGTTTCTCATGGCGCCGAACGGCGCGTTCCCGACGCAGATCACGTTCACGCCGGAACCCGATTACAACGCGCGTCCGAGCTGGTCTTCGGACGGAAGAAAAATCACCTACACTGCCTGCCATGCCGCGGATCAAAGCTGTGAGATTTACGTCATGAACGCGAATGGCTCCAAGCAAACCAAGTTGACCGACGACGCAACTGCCGATCATCAATCCGTGTGGTCGCCTGATGATAAGAAAATTGCGTTCACGAGTTTTCGCGATAGCAATTCGGAAGTCTATGTCATGAACGCCGACGGTTCTGCCCCGGTCAATCTGAGCAATCATCCCAGTCTTGATCAATATCCGAGTTGGTCGCCCAATGGCAAAAAGATCGCCTTTGACAGCGACCGCGACGGCGACAGCGAAATCTACATGATGAACCCGGACGGCTCACACGTGATCAAGATTACGGACAATGTCGCTAATGATCACAACCCGGTTTGGTCCCCTGACGGCAAGCGCATAGCCTTCGTGAGCGACCGCGACGGCAACTTCGAAATTTATGTGATGAAGAGCAACGGTTCGCAGCAGACGCGTTTGACTAGCACGCCGGCCACGGAATTCCACTCGACCTGGTCGCCGAACGGGAAGAAGATTGCATTTCAAACCGACCGTGACGGCAACTATGAAATCTATGTCATGAACGCCGACGGCTCGGGTCAAACCAATTTGACCAACAGTCCGGCTTCCGGCGATTACGATCCCGATTGGGCCAAGGTTGTCATCAAGTAG